The DNA region CGGTCGCGGTCGCCTTCTTCGCCCTGACCGCGTGGCGCTGGTGGGCAGTCGCGCTCTACCGCAAGGCCCGCGAACAGGCAGCGGCCACGCAGACCTAGGCGATGCTCAGGCTGGGATATCGCGGCCCTGACGCTCGTTCCTGATCTGCGCGACCCGCGGCTGGCACAGCGCTCACACGCGTGTAGGCCGCGACTACCTGGAGTGAGCCACTGGTCGGGGCCGCCGGGACGCTGGCGCCAGCCGTCACCTCGGGAGTTCGACGCCGCCGATTGTGGGCTTGGCGTCGTGCGGCGCCTGAGCGCCCGGTTCCCGTAGGTGCTCAGCCGCCGCGGTGCCGTTCCCGCTCGCGGAGTTCGACGCGGCGGATCTTGCCGGAGATGGTCTTGGGCAGGTCGGCGGTGAACTCGATCTCGCGCGGGTACTTGTAGGGGGCGGTGACGGCCCGGCAGTGCTCCTGGAGCTCGGCGACCAGGGCCTCGGAGCTCTCGCGGCCGGGGACGAGGACGATGTAGGCCTTGACGATCTGGCCGCGCAGCGGATCGGGCTTGCCGACCACCGCCGCCTCGGCCACCGCCGGGTGCTCGACCAGGGCCGACTCCACCTCGAAGGGGCCGATGCGGTAGGCGGCCGAGGTGATCACGTCGTCGGCGCGGCCGACGAACCAGAAGTAGCCGTCCTCGTCCACGTAGGCACGGTCACCGGTGTCGTAGAAGTCGCCCCGGAACGCGGCCGCGGTCGCCTCCGGGTCGCGCCAGTAGCCGGTGAACAGCCCCACCGGGCGCTCCGGCCGGACGCGGACGGCGACGTGGCCTTCCTGGCCGGGGCCGAGGATTCGGGCGTCGTCGTCGATCACGACCACGTCGAAGCCGGGCGTCGGCTTGCCCATCGAGCCGGGGCGCACCTCCAGGCAGCGGAAGTTGGCCAGCAGGTTGACGGTCTCGGTCTGGCCGTAGCCGTCGTAGATCGTTAGCCCGGTGGCCGCCTGCCAGACCTTGATCACCTCGGGGTTGAGCGGCTCACCGGCCGAGACACAATGGCGCAGCCGCGACCAGTCGTAGCCGGCCAGGTCGAGCAGGACCAGCGCGCGGTAGACGGTCGGCGGGGCGCAGAAGGTGGTGACCCCGTGCTCGCCGATCAGCCGCAGCATCAGGTCGAAGTCGGGCTTGCCGCGCACATCCCAGAGGAAGTTGGCCGCGCCGAGCGCCCACTGGCCGAACAGCTTGCCCCAGGCCGCCTTGGCCCAGCCGAAGTCGCTGACCGTCCAGTGCAGGTCGTCGGGCTTGAGGTCCTGCCAGAAGCGGGCGGTGATCTGGTGGCCGATGCCGGCCGAGGCCTGGGTGTGCAGCACCATCTTGGGGTAGGCGACCGTGCCCGAGGTGAAGTAGAGCAGCATCGGGTCGTCGGACCTGGTCGGCTCCGCCTCCGGGGGGCCGTCGCCGGCGGCGGCCAGCCCGTCGGCCCACGAGACCCAGCCGCCGGCCTGGTCGGATGCCTCGTCGGGGATGCCGCCGTAGCCTCCGCCGGCCAGATAGACCCGGGTCCGGAGGCTGGGGCAGTCGGCGGCGACCTGGTCGACCTTGGCGATGCCCTCGGCGTCGACCACGACCACGCTGGCCTCGGCGCTGTTGAGCCGGTAGGCGATGTCGCGCGGGGTGAGCAGGGTGGTGGCCGGCATCGGCACGGCGCCCAGCTTGATGCAGCCCAGGACCACGTCGTACCAGTCGGGCACGCGGGGCAGCATCACGAACACCCGGTCGCCTTTGGTGACCCCCTGGCCGGCCAGGAACCGGGCCGCCCGGTCGGAGGAGCGGGCGAGGTCGGCGAAGCTGAAGCGGCGGGGATCGCCCCCGTCGGGGCCGACCGCCAGGAGCGCCAGCTTGCCGGGCTCCCGCACCGCCCAGGCGTCGACCACGTCACGGGCGTAGTTGTAGCGCTCCGGGACCTCCAGCCGGAACGACGCCCGGGTCGCCAGGTAGTCGGTCATGTTCGGCGGCAGATCGCGCATGGTGGGCCTCCCGGTCCGGGGAGCATCCTGACGAGAGCCTAGCGCGCCGGCACCGCCTCCTCACAGGCAGCTGCTAGGCGTTGACAGCGGACGCCTGGACGCGTAGGCAAGCGGCAGCAGCCGTCGCCCACTGGGGGTAGTCATGGCCGTTCAGCGTCCCGCACCCGAGGACCTCACCGCGATCGCCCGCCAGTTCCACTTCGGCATCGCCCCCGAGCGCCTGCCATCGTTCGAGGCCCTGGTCGAGGGGTTCCTGGCTCCCTACGACCGGCTCGACGAGCTCCAGGAGCCCAAGCGGCAGCCGCGCTACCCCCGCGACGGCGGGACCGAGCCCCGGCCCGAGGAGAATCCGCTGGGGGCCTGGGCCTGGCGGGTCCGGATCGAGGGCGCCGACGGCGGCCCGCTGGCCGGCCGGACCGTCGCCATCAAGGACAACGTCGCCGTCGCCGGCGTGCCCATGCGCAACGGCACGACGCTGCTGGACGGCTACGTGCCCGACGAGGACGCCACCGTGGTCGAGCGGGTCCTGGACGCCGGCGGCACCATCCTCGGCAAGGCCGTCTGCGAGAGCCTGTGCTTCTCGGGCGGCAGCCACACCGCCGACAGCGGCCCGGTCCGCAACCCCTACGACCCGACCCGCTCCACCGGCGGCTCCTCGACCGGCTCGGCCGCGCTGGTCGCCGCCGGCGAGGTCGACCTGGCCATCGGTGGCGACCAGGGCGGCTCGGTGCGGATCCCGAGCTGCTGGTCGGGCATCTACGGGCTGAAGCCGACCTGGGGGCTGGTCCCGTACACCGGCGCGTTCCCGATCGAGGCCTCCCTCGACCACCTCGGCCCGATGGCCGCCACCACCAGGGACGTGGCCCTGCTGCTGTCGGTCCTGGCCGGCCCCGATGGCCTGGACCCGCGCCAGCACGCCGGGCTGCGGCCCGCCGACTACCTGGGCGCGCTCACCGGCGACGTCGCCGGGCTGCGCCTGGCCCTGGTCAGAGAGGGGTTCGGGATCGCCGGGCTGTCCGAGGCCGACGTCGATGAGGCGGTCCGGGAGGCCGCCCGCGCCTTCGAGCGGCTCGGCGCCAAGGTCGAGGAGGTCTCGATCCCCTGGCACCGGGACGCCATGGCGGTGTGGAACGCGATCGCGGTCGAGGGAGCCACGGCGATCATGGTCGCCGGCGAGAGCATGGCCCGCGGAGCCAAGGGCCACTACGCGACCGGCCTGGTCGACACCTTCGGCGAGGGCCGCCGGGCCAAGGGCGACCGGCTGTCGGAGACGGTCAAGCTGACGGTGCTGGCCGGGCAGTGGATGGCCGAGACCCACCGCGGCCGCTACTACGCCAAGGCCCAGAACCTGGCCCGCACCGCCACCGCGGCCTACGACCAGGTCCTGGCCGGTCACGACCTGCTCGTCATGCCGACCCTTCCCCTCAAGGCAACCGAGCTGCCCGAGCCCGACTGCCCGGTCGAGGTCTACGTGGCCAGGGCCCTGGAGATGATCCCCAACACCGCCCCCTTCGACGTCACCGGCCACCCGGCCATGAACGTCCCCTGCGCCATCTCGGCGGGCCTGCCCGTCGGCATGATGCTGGTCGGCCGCCACGCCGACGAGGCCACCATCCTGCGCGCCGCCGACGCCTTCGAACGCCAGGTGTTCCGCCCCGACCGGCCGGCGCGGCCGCGGCTCACAAGGCGTGGCTAGTCGGCGACTGCCTGGTCGCCCCAGGCGTTGTCGATCACATAGCGCCAGCTGCCGTCGGCCTGGCGACGGGCCACCTCGGCCGTCGTGGCGCCCAGGGCAACCGGATTGCCGTCCGGGCCGGTGCCACGCAGCGACCAGGTGTTGGCCAGATAGGCCAGCTCGCCAACGGTGACCACCAGCTTGGTGTCGAGGGTGATGCGGCCCTTGAGGGCCAAGAAGCCCTGAAGGGCGGCGCGCGCCTGTTCGCCGCCGTTGGCCACGCTGCCCGGCTGGGCGATCAGGGCGGCGTCGGGCTCATACAGCTCCATGAGGCCATCAAGGTCGCCGGCGTTGAAGCGGTTCTCGAACAACCGGTGGATCTGCTCAGGGGTGGTGGCGGGCATGGGCGCTCCCTTCGGGAAACCAGCAGGCAGGTCGAGCATCAGCATGCCGGGGGAAGGCTCCTCATCCAAGAGTGGCGGAGCAGGATGAGGGCGAGTTCCGGCTCGCCGCGGAGGTTCTCGGTTGTGCTGGTCATGGGTCGGCGGAGCGGGTTCCTCGACGATCGAGGTAGCCGCCTCGCCGCCGGCCATACGCCTCTGGCCGCAGCTGGCGTTCCAGCTGCATCAGGCTCCAGACCCTGGTGCCGTCGGCGCGCAGGTAGGGCTCGATGTTGGCGGCCGCCTCCTGGATGGTGGCCAGGTCGACGCCGAGCAGCTCGGCGCACCGCGGCAGCGGCGCCGCGATCGGCCGGCCCAGGTCAGGGTCGTGCCAGGTCCCCACCGGAGCAGGATATCGAACACTTGTTCTATTCGACATCGGGAAACCTGCGTACCGGTCGCAGGCAGCAGGGGCCAAAGCGAACTGGGAGCATGCTTGACCGGTGTCGGGGCGAGGGGAAGACTTTGGGTCGTGGCTGACACCGAGACCGCACCGCAGACCGGCTATGCCCCGGTGGACGGCCTCCGGATGTACTACGAGCTCCACGGCGCTGGTGGCCGACCGTTGCTGTTGTTGCATGGTGGGCTGTTCAACATCGACCTGCAGTTCGGCCCGCTGCTCCCCGGGCTGGCCGCGACCCGCCAGGTCATCGCCGCCGACTTCCAGGGCCACGGACGGACCGGTGACATTGACCGGCCGCTCACCAGTGCGAACCTTGCCTCTGATGTGGTCGGGCTGCTCGGGCACCTGGGTGTCGCCCAGGTCGACGTCTTCGGGAACAGCGTGGGTGGCGCCGTCGCCCTTCATCTCGCCATCAACCATCCTGAGCTGGTCGGCAAGCTGGTCGTGTCGTCGGTGTCGTTCCATCCCGATGGTGACCGTTCGGAGAATGCCGAGGCGGTGGAGGCCCTGACGGTGGACGCCATCGCCGGGACGCCGATGGAGCAGGACTACCGGGCCAAGTCACCGAACCCTGACAAGCTGCAGGAGCTCCTGGACAAGCTGGGGCAGTTCGACGCGGGGTTCCCTGGCTGGGCCGACGCCGACATCGAGGGGATCGCCGCGCCGACGTTGATCACCGTGGGGGACTGCGACGCGGTGCGGCTCGAGCACGCGGTCCGGTTCCTGCAGTTGCGTGGTGGCGACGTCAACGGCGATTTCGTCGGGGTCCCGGCCTCGCAGCTGGCGGTGTTCCCAGGAACGACGCACTTTTTCGGGCTCGCCAAGACCGACCTCGTCCTGGGAGCGGTGCTGCCGTTCCTGGATGCGCCCCTGGCCGACGCTCGACCATGATGCGTGCTCCGCGCCAACCCGGCTTGGGTACCAGCCGCCGGCACCGGAGAACACGCCGTACGGGACCTACGAGTGGCCCATCAGCTCATCGTCGGCTCCGCGGGTTGCGCCGGGGCGACGAGATCGCCTTTACCCGCGCCGACGGTGCATCGGTGCGCTTCGCCGTGGAGCGGACCGAGCAGCATGACAGGCAACGGGTTCCCGATCGACGCCGTGTACTAGCCGACCCTGACCCTCTTACGGGGTTCAGGGGACGCGCAGGTCGCACCGGTCCACAACCTGCCGGTAGGCGTCCAGGGCACGGTCGAACCTGATCGACTCACTGGCCCCGACCTGCTGGGGGACAGCGAGCTTGTCGAGCACCTGGCCGACCGGCAGCCCGCGATTGGCCGGGTCGTTCAAGATCCTGTCGTGCTCGGCAAGAGCCCCTCGCAGCTTGACGGCGCTGGCGAGCATCGCGTTGGCCCGGTCAACGGCCGTCTTGCACGCCGGTGTGGCGACCGGTGCCGAGGAGCCAGTGAGGCTCCGGTCCGCGGAGTCGGCAGCCGTCGTCCTCGTCGCATCGTGGGCTGGCCGGTTGTCGGACCAGGCCACCGCGCCGACAGCCACACCACCGACCAGCGCGACCACGACCAGCAGGCCGGCAAGGAGCAGCCAGTGAAGCGGCGGCCGCCCGCGCACGGCCCGTCCGGCGGGCTCGCCACCCAGGCGCTCGCCCTGGACCCCGACCTGGCTGGGAGGTTCCCACTGGCTGTCGAGCCGGACCATGTGCCGTCGCAGCGCCTCGAGCTGCCGATGGCGGTCGTCTTCCTGCTCTGAAGCCATGCCCCCACCTCCTGGATCCGCGTCGCGACCGGCGGAGCAACCACAACGGCCCGGCAGCGCTAGACCGGTGCCACGAGATCTTCCGACGAGCGCAACCGGGCATCCTAGCGAATCCGGTCAGTGACGGCACGGAATGGGGGAAGCCACACGACCCGACAGCCAACAACTCGGCGATGGGCCTCGGGACGGCGTGGCAACGCTCGGCGGCTAACCGCGACCGCGGGCAGCGACCGCAGCGAAACAGCCAGAGCACTTCTCGACAAAGCTTGCCGCTTCCCAATCCTCGTTCAGCACCGTAAGGGTCTCCGCCTTGATCCCGCAGACGGTAGCGCCGGTCGCCGCGCATACCGCGTGGGTTGGGCCGACTGGAGCGGTCCTGGCGACCCGGAACACCCCGTCCGGCCGGTGGGCCAGGGATGGCACTTGCTGGAGTCGTTCGGCGCCAACCTTGTAGCGCATAGGCACCCTCCTTGGGGGCTCGCGGGAGCATCCTCCCAATTGTTCCCAATGTGCAACCCGCACCTGTTTGTGGTGATGAGGTGTCGCCCCTCCTGGGATCGACTGTGTGACGACCGTCCAGCGGCTGCGCCGCGACCCGCCGGTGCCGCGCCGGGTCATCCCCGGCTGAGCTCGTCCGTACCGCCGGCGTCAGCTGGGGTGGCGGTCCGGTCGGCGGTCCGCCGTTCCCGGGGGAGCCAGGTGACCGCGTTGGCCACGGCGACGTCCAGCTCGCTGTCCCATAGGGGGCGTTGCGCCTGGGCGAGGGCCCTGCCCAGGCCCGATGCGGCGCCCTTCCAGGTGATGCCGATCGCGCCGGCGGCGGCCAGGACGGCCGCGACCACCGCGGACGCCGCGCGGACGACCACCACCACGACCAGGGCCGCGGCCAGGATCGCCGCCACCGCGGTGGTGACGATCCAGAAGCGGCGCAGGAAGCGCACGGTGAGCCGGCGGAGGTGGCCAAGGAACTGGTCGGCCGCCCACAGGTAGTCGTCGGTGGACAACAGGTCGAGGCCGTCCCGCTCGCCGGACAGCAAGGCCCGCCACAGCTGGCCCTGGCGGTGCAGCGCCCGGGTGACGCTCTCGCGGTCGGGGGCGGCCGACCAGTCCACCGGCCGGGCGGGCGGCCGCCGGGGCCGCCGCGCCAGCGCCTGCCCCGGGTCGTCGACGGCCGACCGCAGGGTCGGGGCGTCGCTCCAGGCCGCCCACGCCTGGAGCGACCCGCTGACGGCCTCGGCGGCGTGCGGAGGGAACGCCGACCTGAGGTCGGCCAGCCACCCCAGCAGGTTGTCCAGCCGGAAGCGGGCGAAGGTCCGCCGGAAGGTCTCCGGGTGCTTGGCGTCGGGCAGCAGGGCGGTCTGGGCCAGGGCCCGGCCGAGGCCGTAGGCCTTGCCCAGCCGGAAGTCGGCCGCGGTCAGGGCCATCAGCAGCTGGCGGTGCAGCTCGGCCACGGCCGCCCGGAGCTGGCCCGGCTGGCGCACGTCGGCCTCCAGCAGCGCCTGGATGGGGCCGGTGTCGGGGGGCTCCTGGCCGGAGCGGCCGAACTGCCAGGCGAATGCAAGATCGACCCGCACCTGGTCG from Actinomycetota bacterium includes:
- a CDS encoding AMP-binding protein; amino-acid sequence: MRDLPPNMTDYLATRASFRLEVPERYNYARDVVDAWAVREPGKLALLAVGPDGGDPRRFSFADLARSSDRAARFLAGQGVTKGDRVFVMLPRVPDWYDVVLGCIKLGAVPMPATTLLTPRDIAYRLNSAEASVVVVDAEGIAKVDQVAADCPSLRTRVYLAGGGYGGIPDEASDQAGGWVSWADGLAAAGDGPPEAEPTRSDDPMLLYFTSGTVAYPKMVLHTQASAGIGHQITARFWQDLKPDDLHWTVSDFGWAKAAWGKLFGQWALGAANFLWDVRGKPDFDLMLRLIGEHGVTTFCAPPTVYRALVLLDLAGYDWSRLRHCVSAGEPLNPEVIKVWQAATGLTIYDGYGQTETVNLLANFRCLEVRPGSMGKPTPGFDVVVIDDDARILGPGQEGHVAVRVRPERPVGLFTGYWRDPEATAAAFRGDFYDTGDRAYVDEDGYFWFVGRADDVITSAAYRIGPFEVESALVEHPAVAEAAVVGKPDPLRGQIVKAYIVLVPGRESSEALVAELQEHCRAVTAPYKYPREIEFTADLPKTISGKIRRVELRERERHRGG
- a CDS encoding amidase, whose product is MAVQRPAPEDLTAIARQFHFGIAPERLPSFEALVEGFLAPYDRLDELQEPKRQPRYPRDGGTEPRPEENPLGAWAWRVRIEGADGGPLAGRTVAIKDNVAVAGVPMRNGTTLLDGYVPDEDATVVERVLDAGGTILGKAVCESLCFSGGSHTADSGPVRNPYDPTRSTGGSSTGSAALVAAGEVDLAIGGDQGGSVRIPSCWSGIYGLKPTWGLVPYTGAFPIEASLDHLGPMAATTRDVALLLSVLAGPDGLDPRQHAGLRPADYLGALTGDVAGLRLALVREGFGIAGLSEADVDEAVREAARAFERLGAKVEEVSIPWHRDAMAVWNAIAVEGATAIMVAGESMARGAKGHYATGLVDTFGEGRRAKGDRLSETVKLTVLAGQWMAETHRGRYYAKAQNLARTATAAYDQVLAGHDLLVMPTLPLKATELPEPDCPVEVYVARALEMIPNTAPFDVTGHPAMNVPCAISAGLPVGMMLVGRHADEATILRAADAFERQVFRPDRPARPRLTRRG
- a CDS encoding nuclear transport factor 2 family protein, whose translation is MPATTPEQIHRLFENRFNAGDLDGLMELYEPDAALIAQPGSVANGGEQARAALQGFLALKGRITLDTKLVVTVGELAYLANTWSLRGTGPDGNPVALGATTAEVARRQADGSWRYVIDNAWGDQAVAD
- a CDS encoding alpha/beta hydrolase; amino-acid sequence: MADTETAPQTGYAPVDGLRMYYELHGAGGRPLLLLHGGLFNIDLQFGPLLPGLAATRQVIAADFQGHGRTGDIDRPLTSANLASDVVGLLGHLGVAQVDVFGNSVGGAVALHLAINHPELVGKLVVSSVSFHPDGDRSENAEAVEALTVDAIAGTPMEQDYRAKSPNPDKLQELLDKLGQFDAGFPGWADADIEGIAAPTLITVGDCDAVRLEHAVRFLQLRGGDVNGDFVGVPASQLAVFPGTTHFFGLAKTDLVLGAVLPFLDAPLADARP